The following coding sequences lie in one Cupriavidus sp. WKF15 genomic window:
- a CDS encoding cation acetate symporter, whose protein sequence is MKANHAILAGSTLLLSTAALAAGGDMGQAVRQPTNWTAIGMFVLFVIGTLFITKWAAKRTTSAAAFYTGGGGITGFQNGLAIAGDFMSAASFLGISAAVYANGYDGLIYSIGFLVGWPVITFLMAERLRNLGRFTFADVAAYRFKQAPIRAFAASGTLVVVAFYLIAQMVGAGQLIKLLFGLEYWVAVVIVGALMMVYVLFGGMTATTWVQIIKAGLLLGGATFMAFMVLAQYHFSPEALFAKAVEVHAKKDSIMSPGNFIKDPISAISFGIALMFGTAGLPHILMRFFTVPNAKEARKSVFWATTWIGYFYILTFIIGFGAIVLVGTNASFQDGSGKLLGGVNMAAVHLASAVGGNVFLGFISAVAFATILAVVAGLTLAGASAVSHDLYATVFKHGKATSSMELRVSRITTIILGLVAVVLGIVFEKQNIAFMVSLAFAVAASANFPVLFMSVLWKGCTTRGATIGGFLGLLSAVVLTVLSQAVWVDVFHFKDAPFPYTSPALFSMTIGFLGIWIFSLADKSARARVDMAGFEAQELRSETGIGAGEATAH, encoded by the coding sequence ATGAAAGCGAACCACGCAATCCTTGCCGGCAGCACGCTGCTGCTTTCGACGGCCGCACTGGCGGCCGGCGGCGACATGGGACAGGCAGTCCGCCAGCCGACCAACTGGACCGCCATCGGCATGTTCGTGCTGTTCGTGATCGGCACGCTGTTCATCACCAAGTGGGCGGCCAAGCGGACCACCTCGGCCGCCGCGTTCTACACCGGCGGTGGCGGCATCACCGGCTTCCAGAACGGCCTGGCAATCGCCGGCGACTTCATGTCTGCGGCCTCGTTCCTGGGCATTTCCGCGGCGGTCTATGCCAACGGCTATGACGGGCTGATCTATTCGATCGGCTTCCTGGTCGGCTGGCCCGTCATCACCTTCCTGATGGCCGAACGGCTGCGCAACCTGGGCCGCTTCACGTTCGCCGACGTCGCGGCGTACCGCTTCAAGCAGGCACCGATCCGCGCGTTCGCGGCGTCGGGCACGCTGGTGGTGGTGGCGTTCTACCTGATCGCGCAGATGGTCGGCGCGGGCCAGCTCATCAAGCTGCTGTTCGGCCTGGAGTACTGGGTCGCGGTGGTGATCGTCGGCGCGCTGATGATGGTGTACGTGCTGTTCGGCGGCATGACCGCCACCACGTGGGTGCAGATCATCAAGGCCGGCCTGCTGCTGGGCGGCGCCACCTTCATGGCCTTCATGGTGCTGGCCCAGTATCACTTCAGCCCCGAGGCGCTGTTCGCCAAGGCGGTCGAGGTCCATGCCAAGAAGGACTCGATCATGAGCCCGGGCAACTTCATCAAGGACCCGATCTCGGCGATCTCGTTCGGCATTGCGCTGATGTTCGGCACGGCCGGCCTGCCGCATATCCTGATGCGCTTCTTCACCGTGCCCAATGCCAAGGAAGCGCGCAAGTCGGTGTTCTGGGCGACCACGTGGATCGGCTACTTCTACATCCTGACGTTCATCATCGGCTTCGGCGCGATCGTGCTGGTCGGGACCAACGCTAGCTTCCAGGACGGCAGCGGCAAGCTGCTCGGCGGCGTCAACATGGCGGCGGTGCACCTGGCCAGCGCGGTCGGCGGCAATGTGTTCCTCGGCTTCATCTCGGCCGTGGCGTTCGCGACGATCCTGGCGGTCGTGGCCGGCCTGACCCTCGCCGGCGCCTCGGCCGTGTCGCATGACCTGTACGCCACCGTCTTCAAGCACGGCAAGGCGACCAGTTCGATGGAGCTGCGCGTCTCGCGCATCACGACCATCATCCTCGGCCTCGTCGCCGTGGTGCTGGGCATCGTGTTCGAGAAGCAGAACATCGCGTTCATGGTGTCGCTCGCGTTCGCTGTCGCGGCGTCGGCCAACTTCCCGGTGTTGTTCATGTCGGTGCTGTGGAAGGGCTGCACCACGCGCGGCGCGACCATCGGCGGTTTCCTCGGCCTGCTGTCGGCGGTCGTGCTGACGGTCCTGTCGCAAGCGGTCTGGGTGGACGTGTTCCACTTCAAGGATGCGCCGTTCCCATACACCTCGCCCGCGCTGTTCTCGATGACCATCGGTTTCCTTGGCATCTGGATCTTCTCGCTGGCCGACAAGTCCGCACGCGCTCGCGTGGACATGGCTGGCTTCGAGGCACAAGAGCTGCGCTCGGAGACCGGGATCGGAGCAGGCGAGGCAACCGCGCACTAA
- a CDS encoding cupin domain-containing protein has translation MKPQPFAVTPDAHARALNVVGEKITVLAPNTATQGYEVFLQQGEEGSGPPPHCHDWDESFYVTRGTIDIGYDDQVITATAGTFVHVPAGTMHHFRFGPGGGEMISITSQGGRASRLFTRIDEEIPPGEPDIAKLLAVASECGVTVAAGGSPHA, from the coding sequence ATGAAGCCGCAACCCTTCGCAGTGACTCCCGACGCGCATGCGCGCGCGCTTAACGTAGTCGGCGAGAAGATCACGGTGCTGGCACCCAATACCGCCACGCAGGGCTACGAGGTGTTCCTGCAACAGGGTGAAGAGGGCAGCGGACCTCCGCCGCACTGCCACGACTGGGACGAGTCGTTCTACGTCACACGCGGCACGATCGACATTGGCTATGACGACCAGGTCATCACGGCCACGGCCGGCACGTTCGTGCACGTACCAGCAGGCACCATGCATCACTTCCGCTTCGGGCCAGGCGGTGGCGAGATGATTTCCATCACCAGCCAGGGCGGACGCGCATCCCGCCTGTTCACCCGCATCGACGAGGAAATCCCGCCGGGCGAGCCAGATATCGCCAAGCTGCTCGCGGTGGCGAGCGAGTGCGGGGTGACGGTCGCCGCGGGCGGTTCGCCGCACGCCTGA
- a CDS encoding RcnB family protein: MKTKKALPALLLIAGVLTASASFAQHKGKSKMAEPAPASAAATSPYMQVQEWKKGDRLPTEFRDRQYVIDDWKQYSLPAPRKGTHWVGVGANYYLVAPNGVIQQVGAGS; the protein is encoded by the coding sequence ATGAAGACAAAAAAAGCGCTACCCGCGCTGTTGCTGATCGCTGGCGTCCTGACGGCTTCCGCCAGCTTTGCCCAGCACAAGGGCAAGTCGAAGATGGCCGAGCCCGCGCCGGCCTCTGCTGCTGCCACGTCGCCCTACATGCAGGTCCAGGAATGGAAGAAGGGCGATCGCCTGCCCACCGAGTTCCGCGACAGGCAGTATGTGATCGATGACTGGAAGCAATACAGCCTGCCGGCGCCGCGCAAGGGCACGCACTGGGTTGGTGTCGGTGCGAACTACTACCTGGTGGCGCCCAATGGGGTGATCCAGCAGGTAGGCGCCGGAAGCTGA
- a CDS encoding glutamate/aspartate ABC transporter substrate-binding protein, producing MNAVKFTCLGLALTAALTAGTALAVDVASSPTLSKIKSSGTIAIGHRTSSIPFSYYDSNQKVIGFSQDLCDRVVNEVKKQTGVPNLQVRMVPVTSQNRISLVQNGTVDLECGVTTNLKSRQEQVAFSTTFFVAGTRLLVKKGSPVHDFSDLSGKAVVTNAGTTSERILRRLNDEKKANITIQSAKDYGESFLILQSGRVAAFMMDDVLLSGARTLAPNPAEWVVVGTPQSFEAYGFMMRKDDPGFKQLVDGVLTGLMKSGEINTLYDKWFLKPVPPKNINFEFPMSEPVKKAYANPNDQAFE from the coding sequence ATGAACGCCGTGAAATTCACCTGCCTGGGTCTCGCCTTGACCGCTGCCCTGACCGCGGGCACCGCGCTGGCCGTTGATGTTGCGAGCAGCCCGACGCTAAGCAAGATCAAATCGTCCGGAACCATCGCCATCGGCCACCGCACGTCGTCGATCCCGTTCTCGTACTACGACAGCAACCAGAAGGTGATCGGCTTCTCGCAGGATCTCTGCGACCGCGTGGTGAATGAGGTGAAGAAGCAGACCGGCGTGCCCAACCTGCAGGTCCGCATGGTGCCGGTCACGTCGCAGAACCGCATCTCGCTCGTGCAGAACGGCACGGTGGACCTGGAGTGCGGCGTTACCACCAACCTGAAGTCGCGCCAGGAGCAGGTGGCGTTCTCGACCACGTTCTTCGTGGCCGGCACCCGGTTGCTGGTGAAGAAGGGCAGCCCCGTGCATGACTTCTCCGACCTGTCCGGCAAGGCGGTGGTCACCAATGCGGGTACGACCTCGGAACGCATCCTGCGCCGCCTGAACGACGAGAAGAAGGCCAATATCACGATCCAGAGCGCCAAGGACTACGGCGAATCATTCCTGATCCTGCAGTCGGGACGCGTGGCCGCGTTCATGATGGATGACGTGCTGCTGTCCGGCGCGCGCACGCTGGCGCCGAATCCGGCCGAATGGGTGGTGGTCGGCACGCCGCAGTCGTTCGAGGCCTACGGCTTCATGATGCGCAAGGACGATCCGGGGTTCAAGCAGCTGGTCGACGGCGTGCTGACCGGCCTGATGAAGAGCGGCGAGATCAACACGCTCTACGACAAGTGGTTCCTCAAGCCCGTGCCGCCCAAGAACATCAACTTCGAGTTCCCGATGAGCGAGCCGGTGAAGAAGGCCTACGCCAACCCGAACGACCAGGCGTTCGAGTAA
- a CDS encoding MurR/RpiR family transcriptional regulator, whose product MSSPSITPPEDLDALQARLRASFQTLSVQFQSGARYLLDHPQDVPVLSMRKIAVSAGVQPATLVRLSQHLGFEGWQGLRELFVDALRGSSQPYARRARKVVRDGGTSRMLGEMLEAQHNNLDQIGAGNEKALQAAAELLSAAASVHVAGFRSCFPIAYTFHYVYRLFRSTVQLVRGDAGSLEMELRAFGPRDAVLVISFAPYSQEIIRVASAAREAGCKVVALTDSSVAPIALAADCTLLFSVESPSFFPSITAGIATVEALVEQLLARKGKGAIRALEQAEGELHRAGAYVRADRD is encoded by the coding sequence ATGTCGTCGCCCAGCATCACCCCGCCAGAAGACCTGGATGCCTTGCAGGCCCGGCTGCGCGCCAGCTTTCAAACGCTGAGCGTGCAATTCCAGAGCGGCGCGCGCTACCTGCTGGACCATCCGCAGGATGTGCCGGTGTTGTCGATGCGCAAGATCGCGGTGAGCGCGGGGGTGCAGCCGGCCACGCTCGTGCGGCTGTCGCAGCATCTGGGTTTCGAAGGCTGGCAGGGCTTGCGCGAACTGTTCGTCGACGCCCTGCGCGGCAGTTCGCAGCCCTATGCACGCCGGGCCCGCAAGGTGGTGCGCGATGGCGGCACGAGCCGGATGCTCGGCGAGATGCTGGAAGCCCAGCACAACAATCTCGACCAGATCGGCGCGGGCAACGAGAAGGCCCTGCAGGCCGCCGCCGAGCTGCTGTCCGCCGCAGCCAGCGTGCATGTGGCCGGGTTCCGCTCATGCTTCCCGATTGCCTACACGTTCCACTACGTCTACCGGCTGTTCCGCAGCACCGTGCAACTGGTGCGCGGCGATGCGGGGAGCCTGGAGATGGAGCTGCGCGCCTTTGGCCCGCGCGACGCGGTGCTGGTGATCAGCTTTGCGCCGTATTCGCAGGAGATCATCCGCGTGGCCAGCGCCGCGCGCGAGGCCGGCTGCAAGGTCGTGGCGCTGACCGACAGCTCGGTCGCGCCGATCGCGCTGGCCGCCGACTGCACGCTGCTGTTCTCGGTGGAAAGCCCGTCGTTCTTCCCGTCGATCACGGCCGGCATCGCCACGGTCGAAGCGCTGGTGGAGCAGCTCCTCGCACGCAAAGGCAAGGGCGCCATCCGTGCGCTGGAACAGGCAGAAGGCGAACTGCACCGCGCCGGCGCCTACGTGCGGGCCGACCGCGACTGA
- a CDS encoding aspartate aminotransferase family protein, whose amino-acid sequence MTHVFHRNPRQTLPVAVAGSGIELVDSEGRRYLDASGGAAVSSLGHGHPRVIAAIKAQLDTIAYAHTSFFTTEVSETLAQTLAQAAPGDLDHVYFVSGGSEAVEAALKLARQYFVELGQGSRRHFIARRQSYHGNTLGALAIGGNAWRREPFLPLLVPAHHVSPCYAYRDQAAGETDHQYAQRLADELEAKILELGPVSVAAFVAETVVGATAGAVPPVADYLKRIRAVCDKYGVLLILDEVMSGMGRTGYLFACEEDGVVPDIVTIAKGLGGGYQPIGAMISTRRIYDTIVAGSGFFQHGHTYIGHATACAAALAVQRTIAEDKLLANVRERGEQLRARLREALGSHPNVGDIRGRGLFVGVEFVADRVSKATLDPKLKTHAKLKAAAMQNGLLVYPMGGTVDGVNGDHVLFAPPFICTARDIDEIVERFAGAVAAVLPT is encoded by the coding sequence ATGACTCACGTCTTTCATCGCAATCCGCGCCAGACCTTGCCTGTCGCGGTCGCCGGCAGCGGCATCGAGCTGGTCGACAGCGAAGGCCGTCGCTACCTCGACGCCTCCGGCGGCGCGGCGGTGTCATCGCTGGGCCATGGCCACCCGCGCGTGATCGCGGCGATCAAGGCGCAGCTCGACACCATCGCCTACGCGCACACCTCGTTCTTCACCACGGAGGTGTCCGAGACGCTCGCGCAGACGCTGGCGCAGGCCGCGCCCGGCGACCTCGATCATGTCTACTTTGTTTCTGGCGGTTCCGAGGCGGTCGAGGCCGCGCTCAAGCTCGCGCGCCAGTATTTCGTTGAACTGGGGCAGGGCAGCCGCCGCCATTTCATCGCGCGGCGCCAGAGCTATCACGGCAATACGCTCGGCGCGCTGGCCATCGGCGGCAATGCGTGGCGCCGCGAGCCGTTCCTGCCGCTGCTGGTGCCGGCGCACCATGTGTCGCCGTGCTATGCCTACCGCGACCAGGCGGCCGGCGAGACCGACCATCAGTACGCACAACGGCTGGCCGACGAACTGGAGGCCAAGATCCTGGAACTCGGCCCCGTGAGCGTGGCGGCCTTTGTCGCAGAAACCGTGGTCGGTGCCACGGCCGGTGCCGTGCCGCCGGTGGCGGACTACCTCAAGCGCATCCGCGCCGTGTGCGACAAGTACGGCGTGCTGCTGATCCTGGACGAGGTCATGTCCGGCATGGGGCGCACCGGCTATCTCTTTGCCTGCGAGGAGGACGGCGTGGTGCCCGACATCGTCACCATTGCCAAGGGTCTCGGCGGCGGCTACCAGCCGATCGGCGCGATGATCTCCACGCGCCGGATCTACGACACCATCGTGGCCGGCAGCGGCTTCTTCCAGCACGGCCACACGTATATCGGCCATGCCACCGCATGCGCGGCTGCGCTGGCCGTCCAGCGCACCATTGCCGAAGACAAGCTGCTGGCCAATGTGCGCGAGCGCGGCGAGCAGCTGCGCGCGCGCCTGCGCGAGGCGCTTGGCAGTCATCCGAATGTTGGCGACATCCGCGGCCGTGGCTTGTTCGTCGGCGTGGAATTCGTTGCCGACCGCGTCAGCAAGGCCACGCTCGACCCCAAGCTCAAGACCCACGCGAAGCTGAAGGCCGCGGCGATGCAGAACGGCCTGCTGGTCTATCCGATGGGCGGCACTGTCGATGGCGTCAACGGCGACCACGTGCTGTTCGCACCGCCGTTCATCTGCACGGCGCGGGACATTGACGAGATCGTCGAGCGGTTTGCGGGGGCGGTTGCGGCTGTCTTGCCGACGTAA
- a CDS encoding type IV pilin protein: protein MRCRCGHARSRHARPAFGFTLIELMITVAIIAILATIAYPSYTQYVIRSNRSAAQSFILGVANQQEQYSLDARQYATTLTTLGVTVPSEVSRNYAVTLTANNAATPPTYTVTATPTGGQLASDTNCLALTVDQTGTKGISGPGPLTSCW from the coding sequence ATGCGATGCCGGTGCGGGCATGCGCGTTCGCGTCATGCCAGGCCGGCGTTCGGGTTCACGCTGATCGAGCTGATGATCACGGTGGCGATCATCGCCATCCTGGCCACCATCGCGTATCCCTCCTACACGCAGTACGTCATCCGCAGCAACCGCTCTGCTGCGCAGAGTTTCATACTGGGCGTTGCCAACCAGCAGGAACAGTACAGCCTGGACGCCCGCCAGTACGCGACCACGCTGACGACGCTTGGTGTCACGGTCCCTTCGGAGGTTTCCCGCAACTACGCCGTCACGCTGACTGCGAACAATGCGGCGACACCGCCCACCTATACCGTCACCGCCACGCCCACTGGCGGCCAGCTCGCCAGTGACACGAATTGTTTGGCACTGACGGTGGACCAGACCGGCACCAAGGGCATCAGCGGTCCGGGGCCCCTGACAAGTTGCTGGTGA